The region AAAAGGGATGGCTTCCGAAGCGCAGAAAAGAATTTTCAGCGACATGGGTGTCTCCCGAGCGTGAAAGGTTTTGGCGTGAACGGCTCAAAATGTTTATCATGAGAAACTGAAGTTGCCCAGGTGTGTTTGACGAGATGCCTATCCTGAAAGGGGATTTCTTGGACACCATCGATCGGCGCCTTTTGGACCAGATCCAACGCTCTTTTCCCATCGAGGAATGCCCTTATGCCGTGTTGGCAGAAAGGCTTGGGCTTCGAGAAGATGAGGTGATTTGGCGCATTGAAAGCCTCAAGGCCAGGCGGATGGTCCGTCAGATCAGCGCCATCTTCAACACGGGGGCCCTTGGCTACCAAAGCAGCCTGGTGGCCATGGCCGTGCCCACATCTTATGTGGAACGGGCGGCCGAGGCGGTGAACGCTTATCCGGGAGTGAGCCACAATTACCTTCGACCGGCACCGTTTAACCTGTGGTTTACCATTGCGGTGCCTCCCGGAAAGAGTTTGAACGAGGTTGTGGCCCGGCTGAGCCATGAGGCCGGAGGATGGCCGACCCTTATTTTGCCTGCGGTCAAAAAATACAAACTGGCCGTGGTGCTGGATGTTTTGGAAGATGGCGAAACCGACCTCGTTTCCACCGAGTTGTCGGAAATTTCTTTGGAAGGCGCCCAGGGCTTTCAGGTGAGCGAACGAAACATAAGGCTGGTGCGATGCCTTCAGGAAGATTTACCCCTGGAGTCCCGGCCCTTTCACAGCATGGCGCAGCATCTGAACATGGGCGGTGACGATCTGATGGCCCTCATTCGCCAATGGCTCGCTCGCCACTGGATCCGGCGTTTCGCTGCCGTGCTGAATCACCGGCAGGTGGGCTTTGGTGCCAACGGCATGGTGGTCTGGCAATGCGACCCTTTGCGAATCGACCATGCGGGAACCATTCTGGCGGCGTTTCCCGAAGTCAGCCATTGCTACCAGCGGCCGGCCCATTCCCAATGGCCTTACAATCTCTACGCCATGATCCATGGAAAAACCGAAGAGGAGTGTCACCAAATCGCCCATAGACTTGCAGAGGCCGTTGATCTCGGCCAATATCGCATCCTTTTCAGCACACGAGAATTCAAAAAAATTCGACTCAAACTCTTTTGGAATGAGCCATGACAGGAGCTTCGTTCATGGAAGATCGCCAAGAATACGAACGCCGCAAAAAAGCCATTTTCGATCAAATGTCTCCGCGCGGCCAACAGCGCATTTTGAGAATGGGCTATGAAAACTGGGACCCTTTTCAGGAACCCAAGGACCCTCGGGAACAAATCCGCAGCGCCACGGCCCTGCAAGCCGGCATGATTCTGGCGGAGTTCTTTCAAAGCCAGGAGCAGGATGAGCGGCTGCGTAGACACCACAAGGAACTGCTAGATCTGTGTCGTGGTTTGCTGCGCCAAGACCCGAGGGCCATGGCTGTCAAGGCGTTTTGCTGCTGGTTTGAACGCACGCGATGGGAAAGAGGCTGAAAGGTTTGGGTCGCAAAGACCTGCGGAGTCTGCCTCCAAGGGGGCATGACGCCAAAGGGCATCGCCGGTAAGAGCCGGACCGACAATAGCTTTTGAAGGACCGGCACCCGTTGTGAGACAGAATTCCCCGCGCGACGCTCTCACTCGGTGACTGCGCAAGATCCCTTCAAGGCCATTTTCGAGGAGGCTGCGCGCATTTTCAGGATGTGCTTTGGCAAGGCCGAAGCTCGATCAATTCATCGGGGGTCAAGTCCCGAACTTTAACGATGCGCAGGTGATAGTAAAGATCCTTTCCGGCCAGCGGATGATTGAAATCCAAAACGATGCCGTCGGCATCTTTCGACCGAACGTAATAGCAGTATTGCGCGCCCGTGCGGTCATTGGAAGCCACCACCCATTTACCAGGCTGCAGTGTTCGACCCTGAGGAAATTCTTCGTAGGAGCGGCGCTTCACCTGGCGAGGATCATAGGGGCCAAAGGCTTCTTCAGCGGGAATGACAAACTCAAGCGTTTCCCCGGGCTTGTGTCCCAGCAGGCGGGATTCCAGAGCCGGCAGAACGTGACCGTAACCGACGGCGAAATTCAGCGCTGCCGGTTCATCTCCCCCAAGAACCACGGTTCCATCTTCAAGGGTTACATGGTATTCCACAACGACCCAGCGGTCTTTAAAAACCTCCAGCGGCTCTTCCAAAGCCGAAATCACGGTGGCCTCTCCTTATTTACGGTGTCTCACAATTTATTTGGAGTCCCGGGTGGCCTCTATGGCGCCATGGGGTATCCTAAGGCTTCGGCTTGCCGGCGATACGTGGCCGCCTTGTCCTTTTCCCCCAGGGCCTCGTAGGCTACATGCAGGTTGAAATGTGCCGGGGCGAAATCGGGCTTGATGTCCAAAACCTTCCGGGAGGCCGCGATACTTTCCTGCCACTGTCCTTTTTGCAAATAGGCGACGGCCAAGTTGTTGTGGGCTTGCAAGAGTTCGGGCATCAAGGCAACAGCCTTTTGACAGGCGGCAATGGCGGCTTCGGGGTCTCCCTTTTGAAGATACGCAAAGCCGAGATTGCTGTAAGCCATGGCCAGAGTCGGGTCCAATTCCACGGCCTTTTGATTGGCCTCAATACATTTGTCCAGATCCCCTTCCTGAAAATAGAGCCCTCCCAGGTTGACGTAGGCTTGCGCCATAGAGGGATCGCATGCGATGGCCTGGCGAAACTCTGCGATGGCTTCGGCACGCTGTCCCTTACGCGCATACGCCAAACCGAGGTTGTAATGAAAGATGGGGGAATCGGGCTCAAAGAAGAGGCGTTCTCGAAGGTATCGAATATACCGATTGAGTTCCAATTCCTGCGTCTTTACGTCACGGGAAGATTCGCCCATGGTTATCCTCGGTCCCAAGGGTGATCCGTCAAAGGACACTGGTTTATCAATGGCATGGCACGGCGTCTCAAAGACGCTGTGGCTCGGCTTGACCCGAGGAGCCTAACAAGGCCATCATGCGGTGTCAAGACGCGGTTCCAAATGGTAGGGGCTTGCTGCGATGTCGCAATGGCGGGGTTACGTTTTCGATTTTTCAGATGGAGATGGACACCCGCAACAGCCCAGGGACAGTGCCCATGATACGCGGGCGATCCGACGGGTTTTTTATTGACAAAGCTTAAAGCCCAAGTTTATAGAGGGTTGAGCGGCGAGTGAATAGATTCACTTTCTCATCTGCCCATGGTGAGGGTAATGATTCGTGAGGGCTCGGGAGCCCTCATTGCGGCTGTCTAAGACAAAGGAGAGAACCATGAGCGAAGAGGCCAAAGCAAAGATCCTTGAGTACATGAAAAGTCAAAAAAAGACCAAACTCTACTTTAACGACCTCTGCAAGGCCGTGCCGGAGTTGAAGATGCGCGAAGCCAAGAAGGTCATCAACGAGCTTGTAGAAGAAGGAAAGGTGAAATATTGGTCCAGTGGAAGCACGACCCTCTATATGTTGCCGGGCGAGGACGACGTAGCGGTCGAAGAGGAAAAAATGAAATAGGGCTCAGGGGTGTGTGTGCGCTCCTGCATGGCGAAGCTGTGAGTCGGAAGTGGGCACACGGCTGGGTGTCGGCGAACCCTGCCCACCGGGAACCAGAGGATGGATCACTCGCGTTTGTTTCACTCTTTCTAAGGAGGTAAAGGAATGGCTTTGAAGCATGCGACCCCAATGCTTGATGAACTGGAAAAGGGTCCATGGCCGAGCTTTGTCACCGACATTAAGCGAGTGGCGGCCAGAAAACCCATGTGTGAAGACCTTTTGGGACTCGTGGAAATGTCCTACGAGCACAAGGAAGGTCATTGGAAACATGGCGGTATTGTTGGCGTGTTCGGCTACGGCGGCGGTGTCATCGGGCGCTATTGTGACCGGCCGGATCTTTTCCCCAACGTGGCCCATTTTCACACCATGCGTGTGAACCAGCCGGCCAGCAAGTTTTACACGACGGAAGTGCTGAGGAAGCTCTGCGACATCTGGGAAGAACACGGCAGTGGCTTGACCAACATGCACGGTTCCACAGGTGACCTGATCCTGTTGGGGACAACGACGGACCAATTGGAACCCGTCTTCTATCGGCTGACCCATGAACTGGGTATGGACCTGGGGGGGTCAGGGTCGAATATGCGGACGCCTGAAGGCTGCGTGGGCAAAGCCCGGTGCGAATGGTCGTGCCTAGATACCCAGGACATCATCTACGACATTACCATGCGCTACCAGGATGAGCTCCATCGGCCCATGTTCCCTTATAAATTTAAGTTCAAGGCCTCCGGATGCCCCAACGACTGCGTGGCGGCCATCGCCCGCGCCGACTGCTCTATCATCGGTACCTGGCGGGATAAAATCCGTATCGACCAAGAAGCCGTGCGCGCCTATGTCGGTGGCGAACTGGTCCCCAATGGGGGATCCCACGGTGTTGAAAAACGAAAACTGGACATTCAAAAAGAAGTGATCGATTTGTGCCCAACACGGTGCATGGAATGGGACGGCAAAAACCTCAAGATTTGGGATGAAGACTGTACCCGCTGCATGCACTGCATCAACGTGATGCCGCGCGCTTTGAGGCCGGGCACCGACGTGGGAGCCACCATCCTGTGTGGTGCCAAAGCGCCGATTCTGGAAGGGGCGCAGCTGTCCAGCGTTATCATTCCCTTTATGAAGATGGAGCCGCCCTACGAGGAATTCCATGAATTCGTGGAAAAGATGTGGGATTGGTGGATGGAACACGGTAAGAACCGTGAGCGATTGGGTGAGCTGATTCAGCGGCTTGGCCTGCGTGAGTTCCTCAAGGCCGTGGAAGTGCAGCCCGATCCGCGCATGGTCAACACCACGCGCTATAACCCGTATATCTTCTACGATCCTGCGGATGTTCCTGGCGGCTGGGAACGCGATGCAAAGTCATTCCGTGAACGGCATCATGCATAGGAGGTGATACCATGCCTTTTGATCCCACCGACATCATGAAAGACCGCCTTACCGATATCGGTCCTCCGAAATATGATAAGTTTTTCCCCCCCTTCATCAAGGACAATTACGGAAAGTGGAAATATCACGAGATCTTGGAGCCTGGGGTTTTGGTCCATGTCTCTGAGACGGGTGCCGAAGTGTATACAGTGAGGGTGGGGGCCGCACGGCTTATGTCCGTGGACCTCATTCGCGAAATCTGTGACATAGCCGACAAACACTGCGGCGGTTACGTGCGTTGGACCACACGCAACAATGTGGAATTCATGGTGGACGACAAGTCCAAACTGAAACCTCTCATGGACGACCTCAAGAGTCGAGGGAACTGGTTCCCCATTGGCGGGACCGGTGCCAGCGTCACCAACATCGTTCATACCCAGGGTTGGGTGCACTGCCACACCCCTGCCATTGATGCATCGGGGATCGTCAAGGCTGTCATGGATGAATTGTTCGAATACTTCGGCTCACACAAGCTGCCCGCCCAAGTGCGCATCTCTTTGGCCTGCTGCTTGAACATGTGCGGCGCAGTCCATTGCTCGGACATTGCCATCCTGGGTGTGCATCGCAAACCGCCCATCATCGAGCATGAACGAGTGCAGAACGTCTGCGAAATCCCGTTGGTGATCGCCGCGTGCCCCACAGCGGCCATCAAGCCGAAGAAGGTGGGGGATTATAAGAGCGTGGAAATCAACGAGAACCGCTGTATGTTCTGCGGCAACTGCTACACCATGTGCCCGGCCCTGCCTCTGGCGGACGGGGAAGGCGACGGCATCGCCCTGTGGGTTGGCGGCAAGGTGTCCAACTCCCGAGTCCCGCCCATGTTCTCCAAGCTGGCGGTGCCCTACATTCCCAATGAACCGCCGCGTTGGCCCACCACGGTCCAGACGATCAAGAAGATCCTTGAGACCTACGCCTCCGACGCGCGCCGGTATGAGCGCGTTGGTGAATGGATTGAACGTATCGGGTGGGAAAGGTTTTTTGAAAAGACGGGATTGGAATTCCGCCACGAACACATCGACGACTACAGGCTCGCCATGACCACGTGGCGAACCACAA is a window of Desulfosoma caldarium DNA encoding:
- the ahbA gene encoding siroheme decarboxylase subunit alpha; the encoded protein is MPILKGDFLDTIDRRLLDQIQRSFPIEECPYAVLAERLGLREDEVIWRIESLKARRMVRQISAIFNTGALGYQSSLVAMAVPTSYVERAAEAVNAYPGVSHNYLRPAPFNLWFTIAVPPGKSLNEVVARLSHEAGGWPTLILPAVKKYKLAVVLDVLEDGETDLVSTELSEISLEGAQGFQVSERNIRLVRCLQEDLPLESRPFHSMAQHLNMGGDDLMALIRQWLARHWIRRFAAVLNHRQVGFGANGMVVWQCDPLRIDHAGTILAAFPEVSHCYQRPAHSQWPYNLYAMIHGKTEEECHQIAHRLAEAVDLGQYRILFSTREFKKIRLKLFWNEP
- a CDS encoding FKBP-type peptidyl-prolyl cis-trans isomerase, with product MISALEEPLEVFKDRWVVVEYHVTLEDGTVVLGGDEPAALNFAVGYGHVLPALESRLLGHKPGETLEFVIPAEEAFGPYDPRQVKRRSYEEFPQGRTLQPGKWVVASNDRTGAQYCYYVRSKDADGIVLDFNHPLAGKDLYYHLRIVKVRDLTPDELIELRPCQSTS
- a CDS encoding tetratricopeptide repeat protein, with product MGESSRDVKTQELELNRYIRYLRERLFFEPDSPIFHYNLGLAYARKGQRAEAIAEFRQAIACDPSMAQAYVNLGGLYFQEGDLDKCIEANQKAVELDPTLAMAYSNLGFAYLQKGDPEAAIAACQKAVALMPELLQAHNNLAVAYLQKGQWQESIAASRKVLDIKPDFAPAHFNLHVAYEALGEKDKAATYRRQAEALGYPMAP
- a CDS encoding dissimilatory sulfite reductase D family protein; translation: MSEEAKAKILEYMKSQKKTKLYFNDLCKAVPELKMREAKKVINELVEEGKVKYWSSGSTTLYMLPGEDDVAVEEEKMK
- the dsrA gene encoding dissimilatory-type sulfite reductase subunit alpha; this encodes MALKHATPMLDELEKGPWPSFVTDIKRVAARKPMCEDLLGLVEMSYEHKEGHWKHGGIVGVFGYGGGVIGRYCDRPDLFPNVAHFHTMRVNQPASKFYTTEVLRKLCDIWEEHGSGLTNMHGSTGDLILLGTTTDQLEPVFYRLTHELGMDLGGSGSNMRTPEGCVGKARCEWSCLDTQDIIYDITMRYQDELHRPMFPYKFKFKASGCPNDCVAAIARADCSIIGTWRDKIRIDQEAVRAYVGGELVPNGGSHGVEKRKLDIQKEVIDLCPTRCMEWDGKNLKIWDEDCTRCMHCINVMPRALRPGTDVGATILCGAKAPILEGAQLSSVIIPFMKMEPPYEEFHEFVEKMWDWWMEHGKNRERLGELIQRLGLREFLKAVEVQPDPRMVNTTRYNPYIFYDPADVPGGWERDAKSFRERHHA
- the dsrB gene encoding dissimilatory-type sulfite reductase subunit beta yields the protein MPFDPTDIMKDRLTDIGPPKYDKFFPPFIKDNYGKWKYHEILEPGVLVHVSETGAEVYTVRVGAARLMSVDLIREICDIADKHCGGYVRWTTRNNVEFMVDDKSKLKPLMDDLKSRGNWFPIGGTGASVTNIVHTQGWVHCHTPAIDASGIVKAVMDELFEYFGSHKLPAQVRISLACCLNMCGAVHCSDIAILGVHRKPPIIEHERVQNVCEIPLVIAACPTAAIKPKKVGDYKSVEINENRCMFCGNCYTMCPALPLADGEGDGIALWVGGKVSNSRVPPMFSKLAVPYIPNEPPRWPTTVQTIKKILETYASDARRYERVGEWIERIGWERFFEKTGLEFRHEHIDDYRLAMTTWRTTTQFKF